A portion of the Luxibacter massiliensis genome contains these proteins:
- the fusA gene encoding elongation factor G, giving the protein MAGREYPLERTRNIGIMAHIDAGKTTLTERILYYTGVNYKIGDTHEGTATMDWMEQEQERGITITSAATTCHWTLEEKTKPKEGALEHRINIIDTPGHVDFTVEVERSLRVLDGAVGVFCAKGGVEPQSENVWRQADTYNVPRMAFINKMDILGADFYNAVDQIKTRLGKNTICLQLPIGKEDEFKGIIDLMEMQAYIYNDEKGEDISVVDIPEEMQDEAELYRSELVEKICELDDDLMMEYLEGEEPSVDALKAALRKATCECTAIPVCCGTAYRNKGVQKLLDAVLEYMPAPTDIPPIEGVDPDGNEVVRHSSDEEPFSALAFKIMTDPFVGKLAYFRVYSGSINSGSYVLNATKGKKERVGRILQMHANKRQELDKVYSGDIAAAIGFKFTTTGDTICDEQHPVILESMEFPEPVIELAIEPKTKASQGKLGESLAKLAEEDPTFRAHTDKETGQTIIAGMGELHLEIIVDRLLREFKVEANVGAPQVAYKESFTKPVDVDSKYAKQSGGRGQYGHCKVKFEPMDVNGEEIYKFDSTVVGGSIPKEYIPAVGEGIEEAMKSGVLGGFPVVGVHATVYDGSYHEVDSSEMAFHIAGSLAFKDAMKKSSPVLLEPIMKVEVTMPEEYMGDIIGDINSRRGRIEGMDDLGGGKIVRAYVPLSEMFGYSTDLRSRTQGRGNYSMFFESYEPVPKSVQEKVLSNKND; this is encoded by the coding sequence TTGGCTGGAAGAGAATATCCATTAGAGAGAACCAGGAATATTGGTATTATGGCCCACATCGATGCCGGTAAGACGACATTGACAGAGCGTATCCTCTATTATACTGGTGTAAACTATAAGATTGGTGATACTCACGAAGGTACTGCTACCATGGACTGGATGGAGCAGGAACAGGAGAGAGGTATCACGATTACTTCAGCTGCTACAACATGCCATTGGACTTTGGAAGAAAAGACAAAGCCAAAGGAAGGTGCCCTGGAGCACCGTATCAATATTATTGATACACCGGGACACGTTGACTTTACTGTAGAAGTTGAACGTTCACTTCGTGTATTGGATGGTGCTGTAGGTGTGTTCTGTGCTAAGGGTGGTGTTGAACCTCAGTCAGAAAACGTATGGCGCCAGGCAGACACATACAATGTACCGAGAATGGCGTTTATTAATAAGATGGACATTTTAGGTGCAGATTTTTATAATGCAGTAGACCAGATCAAAACCAGGCTTGGTAAGAATACGATTTGTCTTCAGCTGCCCATCGGCAAAGAGGATGAATTTAAAGGTATCATTGACCTGATGGAGATGCAGGCTTATATCTATAATGATGAAAAAGGCGAGGACATTTCCGTAGTTGACATTCCAGAAGAAATGCAGGACGAAGCAGAACTGTACCGTTCAGAATTGGTAGAGAAGATCTGTGAGCTGGACGACGATCTGATGATGGAATATCTGGAAGGTGAAGAACCTTCTGTAGATGCCCTTAAAGCGGCTTTGAGAAAGGCTACCTGCGAGTGTACTGCAATCCCTGTATGCTGCGGTACTGCATATAGGAACAAAGGCGTACAGAAATTATTGGATGCAGTATTGGAATATATGCCTGCTCCTACAGACATTCCGCCAATCGAGGGTGTTGACCCTGACGGAAACGAAGTTGTTAGGCATTCTTCTGACGAAGAGCCATTTTCTGCATTGGCATTTAAGATTATGACAGACCCGTTTGTAGGTAAACTGGCTTACTTCAGAGTGTACTCAGGGTCTATAAATTCAGGCTCTTATGTACTGAATGCAACAAAGGGCAAGAAAGAACGTGTTGGCCGTATCCTTCAGATGCATGCCAACAAGAGACAGGAACTTGATAAAGTATATTCAGGTGACATTGCAGCGGCAATCGGGTTTAAATTCACCACAACAGGTGATACAATCTGTGATGAACAGCATCCGGTTATTCTGGAATCCATGGAATTTCCAGAACCTGTTATTGAGCTCGCTATTGAGCCAAAGACGAAGGCTTCACAGGGTAAACTTGGTGAATCACTTGCTAAGCTGGCAGAGGAAGATCCTACATTCCGCGCGCATACAGATAAGGAAACAGGCCAGACAATTATTGCTGGTATGGGTGAGCTCCATCTGGAGATTATCGTTGACAGACTTCTGCGTGAGTTTAAGGTAGAGGCCAATGTAGGCGCTCCTCAGGTAGCTTATAAAGAGTCCTTTACAAAACCGGTTGATGTAGACAGCAAATATGCGAAACAGTCAGGCGGACGTGGACAGTACGGACATTGTAAAGTTAAATTTGAACCTATGGATGTCAACGGGGAAGAGATATACAAGTTTGATTCAACCGTTGTCGGCGGATCTATACCAAAAGAATATATTCCTGCAGTAGGTGAAGGTATTGAAGAGGCAATGAAGTCCGGTGTACTGGGCGGATTCCCGGTTGTAGGTGTCCATGCGACAGTTTACGACGGCTCTTACCATGAGGTGGACTCCAGTGAGATGGCATTCCACATTGCTGGATCTCTGGCATTTAAGGATGCCATGAAGAAGTCTTCTCCAGTACTCCTTGAGCCAATCATGAAGGTTGAGGTGACAATGCCTGAAGAATATATGGGAGATATCATTGGAGATATCAATTCCAGGCGCGGGCGTATTGAAGGTATGGATGATTTAGGCGGCGGCAAGATTGTGCGTGCATATGTACCATTGTCTGAGATGTTTGGATATTCCACAGATCTCCGTTCCAGAACTCAGGGACGTGGTAACTACTCCATGTTCTTTGAGAGTTATGAGCCAGTACCTAAGTCTGTCCAGGAAAAAGTGTTATCCAACAAAAATGACTAA
- the rpsG gene encoding 30S ribosomal protein S7: MPRKGHTQKRDVLADPIYNNKVVTKLINNIMLDGKKGIAQKIVYRAFERVEAKAEKPAIDVFEEAMNNIMPVLEVKARRIGGATYQVPIEVRADRRQALALRWLTLYSRKRGEKTMEERLANEILDASNNTGASVKKKEDMHKMAEANKAFAHYRF, from the coding sequence GTGCCACGTAAAGGACATACTCAAAAAAGAGATGTATTAGCGGATCCAATATACAACAATAAAGTTGTTACCAAACTTATCAACAATATCATGTTAGATGGTAAGAAGGGTATAGCACAAAAGATTGTATACAGAGCATTTGAGCGGGTTGAGGCGAAAGCTGAGAAACCGGCTATTGACGTGTTTGAGGAAGCTATGAATAACATCATGCCAGTACTTGAGGTTAAGGCAAGACGTATCGGCGGAGCTACCTATCAGGTACCTATTGAAGTAAGGGCAGACAGGAGACAGGCTCTCGCACTTCGCTGGCTGACATTGTATTCTCGCAAAAGAGGCGAAAAGACAATGGAGGAGAGGCTGGCTAATGAAATTCTGGATGCATCTAACAACACAGGTGCATCAGTAAAGAAGAAAGAAGATATGCACAAGATGGCAGAGGCAAATAAAGCATTTGCCCACTACCGCTTTTAA
- the rpsL gene encoding 30S ribosomal protein S12 produces MPTFNQLVRKGRQTSEKKSTAPALQKGYNSLKKRATNVSAPQKRGVCTAVKTATPKKPNSALRKIARVRLSNGIEVTSYIPGEGHNLQEHSVVLIRGGRVKDLPGTRYHIVRGTLDTAGVAKRRQARSKYGAKRPKDAK; encoded by the coding sequence ATGCCAACATTTAACCAGTTAGTTAGAAAGGGACGTCAGACTTCTGAAAAGAAATCTACAGCACCAGCACTTCAGAAAGGATACAACTCTCTTAAGAAGCGTGCTACCAATGTATCCGCACCACAGAAGAGGGGTGTGTGTACAGCAGTTAAGACTGCAACACCTAAGAAGCCTAACTCAGCTCTGAGGAAAATCGCCAGAGTCCGCCTCTCTAACGGAATCGAAGTAACAAGCTATATCCCTGGTGAGGGACACAACCTTCAGGAGCATAGTGTTGTTTTGATCCGTGGAGGAAGAGTTAAGGATCTGCCTGGTACAAGATACCATATTGTCAGAGGTACGCTTGACACGGCAGGTGTCGCTAAGAGAAGGCAGGCTCGTTCTAAGTACGGCGCTAAGAGGCCAAAAGACGCGAAATAA
- a CDS encoding IbrB-like domain-containing protein, giving the protein MPYVSPVYNIIQVPIDKIEPNTYNPNSVAPPELKLLYDSIHEDGYTMPIVCYYDKVRDVYIIVDGFHRYRIMLDYPDIYERENGLLPVSVINKPIDRRMASTIRHNRARGSHNVDLMSNIVRELHELGRSDAWMAKHLGMEREEILRLKQLTGLTELFADREFGKAWKVVDESLFEESEESKK; this is encoded by the coding sequence ATGCCTTACGTAAGTCCCGTGTATAATATCATCCAGGTTCCGATTGATAAAATTGAACCAAATACATATAATCCTAATTCAGTTGCCCCGCCAGAATTAAAGCTGCTCTATGACAGTATCCATGAGGATGGGTATACTATGCCGATTGTCTGTTACTATGATAAGGTGAGAGATGTATATATTATTGTTGACGGTTTTCACAGATACCGGATAATGCTTGATTATCCTGATATTTATGAGCGGGAGAACGGCCTGCTTCCTGTTTCGGTCATCAATAAGCCTATTGACCGGCGCATGGCCAGTACCATACGGCACAACCGGGCAAGGGGCAGCCATAATGTGGACCTTATGAGTAATATTGTGAGGGAACTTCATGAACTGGGACGTTCTGACGCCTGGATGGCCAAACATCTTGGGATGGAGAGAGAGGAGATTTTACGGCTGAAGCAGCTGACAGGCCTGACGGAGCTCTTTGCGGACAGAGAGTTTGGGAAAGCCTGGAAAGTGGTGGATGAAAGCTTGTTTGAGGAGTCTGAAGAATCAAAAAAGTAG
- a CDS encoding phosphoadenosine phosphosulfate reductase: MKREYLTENVYDALQARLHFLFGEFDNIFVSFSGGKDSGLLLNIVLDFQKKYYPGRRIGVFHQDFEAQYSVTTEYIERTFSRIENDAELYWLCLPMATRTALSSYEMYWYPWDDTKEQAWVRPMPKHPYVINLKNNPMTTYRYKMHQEDLSKQFGRWYRISHQNKRTVCLLGMRADESQQRYVGFLNRKYGYKNTCWISQQFKNVWVASPMYDWTVGDVWHANAVLGYDYNKLYDLYYMAGLKPEQMRVASPFNDYAKESLNLYRVIDPEIWVKLIGRVRGANFGAIYGRTKALGYRNITLPEGHNWESYTRFLLATLPAKLRNRYIEKFNTSIKFWHTVGGGLEEKTIQELEEKGYRIRRNGVSNYTLMKSSRIIFLEKIPDHTDNIKSTRDIPSWKRMCFCILKNDHNCRFMGFGLTREQRLAVKSLKQKYGELGEKSCLT; encoded by the coding sequence ATGAAACGAGAATATCTGACTGAGAATGTTTATGATGCCCTTCAGGCACGCCTTCACTTTTTGTTTGGAGAATTTGACAATATCTTTGTTTCTTTTTCAGGGGGCAAAGACAGTGGATTACTACTAAATATAGTCCTGGATTTTCAAAAAAAATATTACCCGGGACGCCGTATTGGGGTTTTTCATCAAGATTTTGAGGCGCAGTACAGTGTAACTACAGAATATATAGAGCGCACATTTTCCAGAATTGAGAATGATGCTGAACTTTATTGGCTCTGTCTTCCTATGGCCACCCGAACCGCCCTCAGCAGCTATGAGATGTACTGGTATCCATGGGATGACACAAAGGAGCAGGCATGGGTCAGGCCTATGCCGAAACATCCATATGTGATTAACCTTAAGAACAATCCTATGACTACATACCGCTATAAAATGCACCAGGAGGACTTGTCAAAACAGTTTGGGCGCTGGTATAGGATCTCCCATCAGAATAAGCGTACAGTCTGCCTGCTTGGGATGCGCGCCGATGAATCACAGCAGCGCTACGTAGGATTTCTTAACAGGAAGTATGGCTATAAGAATACATGCTGGATAAGCCAGCAGTTTAAAAATGTGTGGGTCGCCTCTCCCATGTATGACTGGACAGTGGGAGATGTTTGGCATGCCAATGCTGTTTTGGGATACGATTACAATAAGCTTTATGACTTATATTATATGGCGGGATTAAAACCGGAACAGATGCGGGTTGCTTCGCCTTTTAATGACTATGCAAAGGAAAGCCTGAATCTTTATAGAGTAATTGACCCGGAAATCTGGGTAAAATTAATAGGCCGGGTCAGAGGGGCAAATTTCGGAGCCATCTATGGCCGGACGAAAGCTTTAGGCTACAGGAATATTACATTGCCCGAAGGGCATAACTGGGAATCCTATACCCGTTTCCTGCTTGCCACGCTTCCGGCCAAACTGAGGAACAGGTATATCGAGAAATTTAACACATCCATTAAATTCTGGCATACAGTTGGCGGAGGGTTGGAGGAAAAGACGATCCAGGAACTGGAAGAGAAGGGATACCGTATCCGACGCAATGGTGTGTCAAACTACACCCTGATGAAAAGTTCAAGAATTATCTTTCTGGAAAAAATTCCGGACCATACAGATAATATTAAATCTACCAGGGATATCCCCAGTTGGAAAAGAATGTGTTTTTGTATTCTGAAAAATGACCATAATTGCCGTTTTATGGGATTTGGGCTTACCAGGGAGCAGCGCCTTGCAGTCAAAAGCTTAAAACAAAAATATGGAGAGTTAGGAGAAAAATCATGCCTTACGTAA
- the proS gene encoding proline--tRNA ligase, which translates to MAKDKKLVESITSREEDFAQWYTDVVREAKLCDYSGVKGCLNYLPNGYAIWENIQADLDKRFKDTGVENVYLPVLIPETLLQKEADHIEGFAPEVAWVTHGGLERLQERFCIRPTSETLFCDLWSKSVQSYRDLPKVWNQWCSVLRWEKTTRPFLRSREFLWQEGHTIHATYEEAEQRTLTMRDVYRDFIQEDLAIPLITGRKTESEKFAGARDTYTVEALMHDGKALQSATSHFFGNAFPDAFDIKYADKNNELHSVYETSWGLSTRIIGAIIMVHGDDSGLVLPPRIAPIQTRVIPIAQHKEGVLEKANELLGRLSEAGYKAKIDDSDKSPGWKFSEQEMLGIPTRIEIGPKDIEQNQVVVVRRDTREKIIVSLDEITEKLSEILEDIQRDMFDRAKAFLDSHIDAAVTMEEMNRKFQQNRGFIKAMWCGSQECEDEIKAQTLGASSRCIPEDEEQLSDVCICCGKPAKHMVYWGKSY; encoded by the coding sequence ATGGCAAAGGATAAGAAATTAGTGGAATCAATTACCTCGAGGGAGGAGGATTTTGCGCAGTGGTACACGGATGTGGTGAGAGAAGCTAAACTGTGCGATTATTCTGGTGTAAAGGGGTGCCTGAATTATCTTCCCAACGGCTATGCAATCTGGGAGAATATACAGGCTGATTTAGATAAACGTTTTAAAGATACGGGCGTAGAAAATGTATATCTCCCTGTCCTGATTCCAGAGACACTGCTCCAGAAGGAGGCGGACCATATCGAGGGATTTGCCCCTGAAGTGGCGTGGGTAACTCATGGTGGTTTGGAGAGGCTTCAGGAGAGATTTTGTATCCGCCCCACATCAGAGACACTGTTTTGCGATTTGTGGAGTAAAAGCGTGCAGTCCTACCGGGACCTGCCGAAGGTTTGGAACCAGTGGTGCTCCGTGCTCCGGTGGGAGAAAACAACAAGGCCCTTTCTGCGCTCCAGGGAATTTTTGTGGCAGGAGGGGCATACGATCCATGCCACCTATGAGGAGGCAGAGCAGAGAACCCTGACAATGCGGGATGTATATAGGGACTTTATACAGGAAGATTTGGCCATTCCTCTTATAACCGGACGGAAGACAGAGAGCGAGAAATTTGCGGGCGCCCGTGACACATATACTGTAGAAGCCCTCATGCACGACGGGAAGGCGCTCCAATCTGCCACCAGCCATTTCTTTGGAAATGCCTTTCCAGATGCCTTTGATATTAAATACGCAGATAAAAACAATGAGCTTCATAGTGTCTATGAGACATCCTGGGGACTTTCTACAAGGATTATCGGTGCCATTATCATGGTGCATGGAGATGACAGCGGACTTGTGCTGCCTCCAAGGATCGCACCAATCCAGACAAGGGTTATTCCCATTGCACAACACAAAGAAGGGGTGCTGGAGAAAGCAAATGAGCTGCTTGGCAGGCTGAGTGAGGCGGGATACAAGGCGAAAATAGACGATTCAGATAAGAGTCCTGGCTGGAAATTCAGCGAGCAGGAAATGCTTGGGATTCCTACCCGTATTGAGATAGGGCCAAAGGACATAGAGCAGAATCAGGTTGTAGTGGTACGTCGGGATACGAGAGAGAAGATAATAGTATCTTTAGATGAGATTACAGAAAAGCTTTCAGAAATCCTTGAGGACATTCAGAGGGATATGTTTGACAGGGCAAAAGCATTTTTGGATTCTCATATTGACGCCGCTGTTACAATGGAGGAAATGAACCGGAAATTCCAGCAGAACAGAGGGTTCATAAAGGCTATGTGGTGTGGCAGCCAGGAATGTGAGGACGAGATTAAGGCACAGACGTTAGGGGCATCTTCCAGATGTATCCCAGAGGATGAAGAACAGCTTTCTGATGTTTGCATATGCTGTGGGAAGCCGGCGAAGCACATGGTATATTGGGGCAAATCCTATTAA
- a CDS encoding toxic anion resistance protein: MNNEFEQFATTPTLTLEPFPEGKEEVRPVEEKPVFDDSVLSEEERRAVDNFASQIDLSNSSVILQYGAGTQRKMADFSEAALENVKTKDLGEVGELLSGVVRELRDFDEEESKGFLGIFKKTSNKITAMRAKYAKAETNINQICKVLENHQVQLMKDIALLDKMYEVNLTYFKELSMYILAGKKKLGEVRAVSLPQLLLKAKNSGLPEDAQAARDLDSMCSRFEKKIHDLELTRTISIQTAPQIRLVQGNDTLMVEKIQSTIVNTIPLWKSQMVLALGVEHSAQAAAAQREVTDMTNELLKKNAEKLKMATVETARESERGIVDIETLKATNESLISTLDEVMHIQQEGRQKRQEAEREMIRLEGELKQKLLQL, from the coding sequence ATGAACAACGAATTTGAACAGTTTGCCACAACGCCCACGCTCACTCTGGAGCCTTTTCCAGAGGGAAAAGAAGAAGTGCGGCCTGTGGAGGAGAAACCTGTTTTTGATGACAGTGTTTTGTCTGAGGAGGAGAGGCGGGCAGTGGATAATTTTGCCTCTCAAATTGACTTGTCCAATTCCTCTGTGATACTGCAATATGGTGCGGGGACACAGAGGAAAATGGCTGATTTTTCTGAGGCGGCTCTCGAAAATGTGAAAACAAAGGATTTAGGAGAGGTAGGAGAACTGCTTTCGGGGGTGGTGAGGGAACTCCGGGATTTTGACGAAGAAGAATCGAAAGGGTTTCTGGGGATTTTTAAGAAAACATCTAATAAGATCACTGCCATGCGGGCCAAGTATGCCAAAGCGGAGACCAATATTAACCAGATCTGCAAGGTGCTTGAGAACCATCAGGTACAGCTGATGAAGGATATTGCACTTCTGGATAAAATGTATGAGGTAAACCTGACATATTTTAAAGAACTTTCTATGTATATATTGGCGGGGAAAAAGAAGCTGGGGGAAGTCAGGGCAGTATCTCTGCCTCAGCTTCTTTTAAAAGCAAAGAACAGCGGACTTCCAGAGGATGCACAGGCCGCCAGGGATCTGGATTCTATGTGCAGCAGGTTTGAGAAAAAAATTCATGATCTTGAGCTGACAAGGACGATCTCTATACAGACGGCTCCCCAGATCCGGCTTGTACAAGGCAATGATACACTGATGGTGGAGAAAATACAGTCTACAATTGTGAACACAATACCTCTCTGGAAAAGCCAGATGGTTCTGGCTCTTGGTGTGGAGCATTCTGCACAGGCTGCTGCGGCTCAGCGCGAGGTGACAGACATGACAAACGAATTGCTGAAGAAGAATGCGGAGAAGCTGAAGATGGCTACAGTAGAGACTGCCCGGGAGTCCGAAAGAGGGATTGTAGATATAGAGACATTAAAAGCAACCAATGAATCTTTGATCAGTACTCTCGATGAGGTGATGCATATCCAGCAGGAGGGCCGCCAAAAACGCCAGGAGGCTGAGCGGGAGATGATCCGGCTGGAGGGTGAGCTGAAGCAGAAACTGCTTCAGCTATAG
- a CDS encoding 5-bromo-4-chloroindolyl phosphate hydrolysis family protein — MSYQDWERFGEDIRRTVQDAVDSRDFNRLNQTISNTINGAMDSLGRSFQNVGDAVDRTAQNMKEQARSQAQQKGRRGQAWDKYRYYGKQDGQAYGRDIKKPEPGQAQTAVAERKYSELFKKTAGVQAEGIFLAAAGGVVTLIMLLMGIFTLIGAAVTGEFGAGGAILTGMLAIFTLGGIILGSRGTALLGRIKRFKAYIRQMEGKEYCEIKELAESSKKSVKYAVKDIERMIQKGWFKQGHLDRQKTCLIVSNDAYIQYTDLMMRMEEQKKEEELARERRASKQQALDPQVQEVIQAGDEYVRKIRECNDAILGEEISAKISRIEMLVDRIFDRVEQNPDCIPDVRRLMEYYLPTTVKLLEAYEELDAQPVQGENILSSKGEIENTLDTLNIAFEKLLDSLFQDTAWDVSADISVLNTMLAQEGLTRDDF, encoded by the coding sequence ATGTCATATCAGGATTGGGAGAGGTTTGGTGAAGACATTCGCAGGACAGTACAGGATGCGGTTGATTCCAGAGACTTTAACAGGCTGAACCAGACGATTTCAAATACAATAAATGGTGCCATGGATAGCCTCGGGAGAAGTTTCCAAAATGTAGGCGACGCTGTGGACAGGACTGCACAGAATATGAAAGAGCAGGCCAGAAGCCAGGCACAGCAAAAGGGAAGAAGAGGGCAGGCCTGGGATAAGTACCGCTATTATGGGAAACAGGACGGACAGGCATATGGCAGGGATATAAAGAAACCGGAGCCGGGCCAGGCTCAGACTGCTGTGGCAGAGAGGAAATATTCTGAGCTGTTCAAAAAGACTGCAGGTGTACAGGCAGAAGGGATTTTTCTGGCGGCAGCAGGGGGCGTCGTGACTTTGATTATGCTGCTCATGGGGATCTTTACTTTAATTGGTGCAGCCGTGACAGGGGAGTTTGGCGCTGGGGGCGCCATTCTGACAGGTATGCTGGCTATTTTTACACTGGGCGGCATTATTCTAGGCAGCAGGGGGACTGCGCTGCTGGGCAGAATCAAGCGGTTTAAAGCATATATCAGGCAGATGGAGGGGAAAGAGTACTGTGAAATTAAAGAACTGGCAGAAAGCAGCAAGAAGTCTGTCAAGTATGCGGTTAAGGATATAGAAAGAATGATACAGAAGGGATGGTTTAAGCAGGGGCATTTAGACAGGCAGAAAACATGCCTGATAGTAAGTAATGATGCGTATATACAGTATACAGACCTGATGATGCGGATGGAAGAGCAGAAGAAGGAGGAAGAGTTGGCCAGAGAACGCCGTGCAAGCAAACAGCAGGCATTGGATCCGCAGGTACAGGAGGTCATACAGGCGGGTGACGAATATGTCAGGAAGATCCGGGAATGCAATGATGCTATTTTGGGAGAAGAGATTTCAGCAAAAATATCCCGGATAGAAATGTTAGTCGACAGGATTTTTGACAGAGTAGAGCAGAACCCTGACTGTATACCGGATGTGAGGAGGCTGATGGAGTATTATCTTCCCACTACGGTCAAGCTGCTGGAGGCATACGAGGAGCTGGATGCACAGCCTGTGCAGGGGGAGAATATCCTTTCCTCTAAAGGTGAGATCGAGAATACACTGGATACTCTGAATATAGCCTTTGAGAAGCTGCTGGACAGCCTGTTTCAGGATACGGCATGGGATGTATCTGCTGATATTTCCGTGCTTAATACAATGCTGGCCCAGGAAGGGCTGACACGGGATGACTTTTAA